One Georgenia wutianyii DNA segment encodes these proteins:
- a CDS encoding TRAP transporter substrate-binding protein, with translation MKRTLTRLTALLAACAALGACAGGSTTSTEATAEDPLVLRFAHNLNDRHVTSQALTAFAEDVEERSDGRITVRMYGNGQLGSETTVLGQLNQGIVDMTRVSAPGLANYDPGYHAFGLPYVFASEEEYYQVMDSPEMAEFFRSTVDQGFVGLTYYTSGARSFYTADTPVRTPEDLRGLKVRVQDMRSQTELMAELGAAPIVMALGDTYTSLQTGLIDGAESNETVLTQSAHGEVAKSFSLTEHTRIPDMLVISSDAWQRLSPQDQELLVDAARRSTEDHKVAWAQSIEEAVTEAEAMGVEFVTDVDLEAFREATRPVVERYVAEHPEVAELLSVIEAAGE, from the coding sequence ATGAAACGAACACTGACGAGACTCACGGCCCTGCTGGCCGCGTGCGCCGCGCTCGGCGCGTGCGCCGGCGGGAGCACGACGAGCACTGAGGCCACCGCCGAGGACCCGCTCGTCCTGCGCTTCGCGCACAACCTCAACGACAGGCACGTGACCTCCCAGGCGCTCACCGCCTTCGCGGAGGACGTCGAGGAGCGCAGCGACGGGCGGATCACCGTGCGGATGTACGGCAACGGCCAGCTCGGCTCGGAGACGACCGTCCTCGGCCAGCTCAACCAGGGCATCGTCGACATGACCCGGGTGAGCGCCCCCGGCCTGGCCAACTACGACCCGGGCTACCACGCCTTCGGCCTGCCGTACGTCTTCGCATCCGAGGAGGAGTACTACCAGGTGATGGACTCCCCGGAGATGGCGGAGTTCTTCCGGTCGACCGTGGACCAGGGCTTCGTCGGGCTCACCTACTACACCTCCGGCGCCCGGTCCTTCTACACCGCGGACACCCCGGTGCGGACCCCGGAGGACCTGCGCGGGCTCAAGGTCCGCGTCCAGGACATGCGCTCCCAGACCGAGCTCATGGCCGAGCTCGGCGCCGCCCCGATCGTCATGGCCCTCGGGGACACCTACACCTCCCTGCAGACCGGCCTCATCGACGGCGCGGAGAGCAACGAGACCGTCCTCACCCAGAGCGCGCACGGGGAGGTCGCCAAGTCCTTCTCTCTCACCGAGCACACCCGCATCCCGGACATGCTCGTCATCAGCAGCGACGCCTGGCAGCGGCTGTCGCCGCAGGACCAGGAGCTGCTCGTCGACGCGGCACGCCGGTCCACGGAGGACCACAAGGTCGCCTGGGCGCAGAGCATCGAGGAGGCCGTCACCGAGGCCGAGGCGATGGGCGTGGAGTTCGTGACCGACGTCGACCTCGAGGCCTTCCGGGAGGCCACGCGCCCTGTCGTCGAGCGGTACGTGGCCGAGCACCCCGAGGTCGCCGAGCTCCTGTCCGTCATCGAAGCTGCAGGGGAGTGA
- a CDS encoding TRAP transporter small permease, with product MTTHDRIARVRGVLGAVLLATAGTLLVLMTFLVLYQVFTRYVLGAPAAFTEELVRYALIWTSFVSAAYAFLHRKHMALVLVRDRLPGRARRGFLLGADVLVLLFAVVVLVVGGTMLALAARHDYSALLGISRGLVYAIAPVSGLAIALAQVLNIWEDVTGEPVVEAEGTD from the coding sequence ATGACCACCCACGACCGCATCGCCCGGGTGAGGGGAGTGCTCGGCGCCGTGCTCCTCGCCACCGCCGGCACCCTGCTCGTCCTCATGACGTTCCTCGTGCTCTACCAGGTGTTCACGCGCTACGTCCTCGGCGCCCCGGCCGCCTTCACCGAGGAGCTCGTGCGCTACGCGCTCATCTGGACCTCGTTCGTCAGCGCGGCCTACGCCTTCCTCCACCGCAAGCACATGGCCCTCGTGCTCGTGCGCGACCGGCTGCCCGGCCGGGCCCGGCGCGGGTTCCTCCTCGGGGCCGACGTCCTCGTCCTGCTCTTCGCTGTCGTCGTCCTCGTCGTCGGCGGCACCATGCTCGCGCTCGCCGCGCGGCACGACTACTCGGCGCTGCTCGGGATCTCACGCGGTCTCGTCTACGCCATCGCACCCGTCAGCGGTCTGGCGATCGCCCTCGCGCAGGTGCTCAACATCTGGGAGGACGTCACCGGGGAGCCGGTCGTCGAGGCGGAGGGAACAGACTGA
- a CDS encoding TRAP transporter large permease yields the protein MEALLAVAVLFGVFFVLLFAGVPISVSLGIASFLTALVFLSFEESTYVVGQQMNVGIESFSLLAVPLFIFAGNIMNNGGIARRLVDLALVLAGRVPGALAHTNVLGNMLFGSLSGSAVAAAAAIGGTLHKRQKEEGYDPAFSTAVNIASASTGLLIPPTTAAIVYSTVAGGVSISALFMAGYVPGILMGVVVMVVAWLYARRRMAGATSPRVGLGEGLRVFLRAVPSLLLVIVVVGGIVAGVFTATEGAAAAVLYCLVLSLIYRSLSWADLKQVVTSTVVATGVVMFLISASSAMSWVMAYTGIPTAITDALLSTADSKAIILLLMVAILLVVGTFMDITPAILIFTPIFLPIATELGMHPVHFGMMLILAMCIGTMTPPVGSVLFVATGVSGVTIEQVVPRLLPYFAGLVVLLLAVTFIPALSLQLPEWLGLLG from the coding sequence ATGGAAGCACTTCTCGCGGTCGCCGTGCTGTTCGGCGTCTTCTTCGTCCTGCTCTTCGCCGGCGTGCCGATCTCGGTGTCGCTGGGGATCGCCTCCTTCCTCACCGCGCTCGTCTTCCTCTCCTTCGAGGAGTCGACCTACGTCGTGGGACAGCAGATGAACGTCGGGATCGAGAGCTTCTCGCTGCTCGCCGTCCCGCTGTTCATCTTCGCGGGCAACATCATGAACAACGGCGGCATCGCGCGGCGGCTCGTCGACCTCGCGCTCGTCCTGGCCGGTCGGGTCCCCGGGGCTCTCGCACACACCAACGTGCTCGGCAACATGCTCTTCGGCTCGCTGTCCGGCTCGGCCGTGGCCGCCGCCGCGGCCATCGGCGGCACGCTGCACAAGCGGCAGAAGGAGGAGGGGTACGACCCGGCCTTCAGCACCGCCGTCAACATCGCCTCGGCGTCCACCGGGCTGCTCATCCCGCCGACGACGGCCGCCATCGTGTACTCGACGGTCGCCGGCGGCGTGTCGATCTCGGCGCTGTTCATGGCCGGCTACGTCCCCGGCATCCTCATGGGCGTCGTCGTCATGGTCGTCGCGTGGCTCTACGCGCGGCGGCGGATGGCCGGGGCGACCTCGCCGCGCGTCGGCCTTGGGGAGGGGCTGCGGGTGTTCCTGCGCGCGGTGCCCAGCCTGCTGCTCGTCATCGTCGTCGTCGGCGGGATCGTCGCCGGCGTCTTCACGGCGACCGAGGGTGCGGCCGCGGCGGTCCTGTACTGCCTCGTCCTGTCCCTCATCTACCGCAGCCTCAGCTGGGCGGACCTCAAGCAGGTCGTCACCTCGACCGTCGTGGCCACCGGCGTGGTCATGTTCCTCATCTCGGCGTCCTCGGCGATGTCGTGGGTCATGGCCTACACCGGCATCCCGACGGCGATCACCGACGCGCTGCTGTCCACCGCGGACTCCAAGGCGATCATCCTGCTGCTCATGGTGGCGATCCTGCTCGTCGTCGGCACGTTCATGGACATCACGCCGGCGATCCTCATCTTCACCCCGATCTTCCTGCCGATCGCCACCGAGCTCGGCATGCACCCGGTGCACTTCGGCATGATGCTCATCCTCGCGATGTGCATCGGCACGATGACCCCGCCGGTGGGCTCGGTGCTGTTCGTCGCGACCGGTGTGTCCGGGGTGACGATCGAGCAGGTCGTGCCGCGGCTCCTGCCGTACTTCGCCGGTCTCGTCGTGCTGCTGCTCGCGGTGACCTTCATCCCGGCGCTGTCGCTGCAGCTGCCGGAGTGGCTGGGGCTGCTCGGCTAG
- a CDS encoding helix-turn-helix domain-containing protein, producing the protein MLDFAGDLMSRGHDVAVARVRGVDDNMSRPHRHDYFEIYCLEAGARNHWAEQTLYRIEPSELIVFPPGVEHFSYGDDGVAFQRVVVYFRPEAVLYPHVLAGFAEVGVTRPAGVRSRVRQVVDELLDVQDVLGDGGQEEMRLLVTQLLVKLQREERRDARVSAQGGRIAEVIHFLHEHYAEPIDLTTLAGRFYISPYHLAREFKRHTGATVIGYVNGLRIGRAERLLQETDHPVGRISSIVGFANVTHFNRVFRSRTSLTPSQFRAGATPVREVRSVGA; encoded by the coding sequence GTGCTCGACTTCGCCGGCGACCTCATGTCACGCGGGCACGACGTCGCGGTGGCACGGGTGCGGGGCGTGGACGACAACATGTCCCGGCCTCACCGCCACGACTACTTCGAGATCTACTGCCTCGAGGCGGGCGCCCGCAACCACTGGGCCGAGCAGACGCTCTACCGGATCGAACCGTCCGAGCTCATCGTCTTCCCTCCCGGGGTCGAGCACTTCTCCTACGGCGACGACGGCGTCGCGTTCCAGCGCGTCGTCGTCTACTTCCGGCCCGAGGCCGTCCTCTACCCCCACGTGCTCGCGGGCTTCGCCGAGGTCGGGGTCACGCGGCCCGCCGGGGTGCGGTCCCGGGTGCGCCAGGTGGTCGACGAGCTGCTCGACGTCCAGGACGTCCTGGGCGACGGCGGACAGGAGGAGATGCGGCTGCTCGTCACCCAGCTCCTCGTCAAGCTGCAGCGCGAGGAGCGGCGCGACGCCCGGGTGAGCGCGCAGGGCGGGCGCATCGCCGAGGTCATCCACTTCCTCCACGAGCACTACGCCGAGCCGATCGACCTCACCACCCTCGCCGGCCGCTTCTACATCAGCCCGTACCACCTGGCCCGCGAGTTCAAGCGGCACACCGGTGCCACGGTGATCGGCTACGTCAACGGGCTGCGCATCGGGCGCGCCGAGCGGCTGCTCCAGGAGACCGACCACCCGGTGGGGCGGATCAGCAGCATCGTCGGGTTCGCCAACGTCACCCACTTCAACCGCGTCTTCCGGTCGCGCACGTCACTCACCCCCTCGCAGTTCCGCGCGGGCGCGACGCCCGTTCGGGAGGTCCGCAGCGTCGGAGCCTGA